The Desulfurococcaceae archaeon DNA window AAACTGCCCTCATTACAACACGCGGTTTCAGAGATGTCATTGAGATAGCGAGACAGAATAGGCCTAAACTCTACGACCCGTTCTTTGAAAAGCCTCCTTCACTCGTTCCGCGCGAACTCAGGTTCGAAGTAGACGAGAGAGTTGATTATACTGGTAAGGTACTTAAGTCCCTGGATCCTTCAAAGCTGAAAGAGGTGGGCACGAAGTTAAAGGAGCTAGGAGTAGAGTCCACCGCTATAGTTTTCCTCCACTCGTACGTTAACCCCGTTCACGAAGAATTGGCGGAGAGAATATTGAGCGGGTACGTTAAGTATGTTACGGCTTCTTACAAAATTTCACCAGAACCCAGAGAGTATGAGAGGACGTCGACGACAGTGGTTAATGCTGTACTAAAGCCCATAATCTCAAAGTATATTGAAAGGCTATGGAGTAGTTTAAAGTACCTTGGAGCACGGGAACTGTACATAATGTCTAGTTCTGGGGGCTTAGTAGATGTTAACGAAGCCCGCGAGAGGCCTGTACAACTCGTTGAGAGCGGGCCTGCGGCAGGAGTGGTCGCATCAGCGGAGTTTGCAAAAGTGCTTGGCATAAGTAATGTCATAAGCTTCGACATGGGTGGTACAACCGCTAAAGCAGGCACAATAGTGAACCTCGAGATTGAAATAACCTCCGAGTACGAAGTCGGAGGAGAAAGCCACCACGGGCGTGTAGTTAAGGGCTCAGGCTATACCGTAAGGTATCCCTTCATAGACCTCTCCGAGGTATCGGCTGGAGGTGGCACTATCATTTGGAGAGACGAGGCGGGTGCCCTACGCGTAGGGCCCATTAGCGCGGGTGCTGATCCGGGTCCTGCGTGCTATGGCCGCGGAGGTAGTGAACCCACCGTGACGGACGCTAACCTCATTCTTGGAAGAGTAAGTGAGATCCTTGCCGGTGGGGCAATAAGGCTGAACAAAGAGGCGGCGGTCAGGGCTTTCTCAAAGCTCGGAGACCCATTGGAAGTTGCTACTGAAGCCGTCGAACTCGTGAACTTGGAAATGGCTAGAGGTATCAGGTTAGTTACAGTTGAGCGGGGAGTGGACCCTGAAGGATTTACATTAGTGGCCTTTGGAGGTGCGGGTCCTCAGCACGCCGCTTTCATAGCCGCCGAGCTTGGGATCAAGCATGTAATCATACCGCCACACCCTGGGCTGTTTAGCGCCCTCGGCCTATTATTAGCCGACTGGAAGTTCGAAGCCAGTGCCTCATATCCTAGAAACATCGAGGAGGCATATTCGCACCTGGAATCAATGCTACTAGAAAAGCTTAACGGCAAAGTAGACTACTTCGTGAGGTATGCTGACGTGAGGTATGCAGGTCAAGGCTGGGAGTTAACGGTGCCCGTCAAGAAGCCCTCCCTCCTTGAAGACATTAAGAAAACCTTCGAAGAAAAGCACTTGACCGCATTCGGCTTTAAACTAGATGAAGATGTCGAAGTCGTCGTTATCAGAATATTTGCTATTAGAGTGAACAGGTTTAAGCCCGCTCTCACGACCCTGCGCGCGGACATTACCGAGGCGAAGCCTATTGCGTATAGAAAAGTCTTCTTCGAAGACTGGGTTGAAACACCTGTCTACGCTAGAAACCAGTTGCCAGCATGGTTCGTTGCTGAGGGCCCTGCCGTGATCGATGAGTACAGTTCCTGCACCATCGTGCCACCGGGGTGGAGGTTTCAGGTTGGTGGATTAGGGGAACTAAGGCTTGAGAGGTGAAAATGCGTGGTCTCGTGGGAAGTAGTGTTCAAGGCAACTAGTTTCGTGGCCGAAGAAATGGGCGCAGCCCTTAAGAGGTCTGCCCTCTCACCGAATATAAGGGAGCGGGTAGACCTGAGCTGCGCGGTAGCTGATGAGAACGGTAGGATAGTTGCGCAGGCCGAACATATACCCGTACACTTAGGGTCTTTTAGGATCGGGGTTTTCAATACGCTGAAGTACGTTGAAGGGGAAGGCATGGTACTAAGTGAGGGAGATGTGGTGGTTCTCAATGACCCCTACATTGCCGGCACTCATTTAAATGACATCATGCTATTAGCACCTGTATACTACGAGGACAAGCTGATAGGTTACGTGGTAAATAAGGCCCACCACGTAGACGTCGGAGGACCCTTACCGGGTAGTATTAACCCTTACGCGAAGACTATTTACGAGGAGGGCTTAATAATACCTCCGGTAAAGCTCGCCGAGAGCTGGAGTATTAAAAAGGAGGTAGTGAGTTTTATAGTAGCTAATGTCAAAACTCCTCAAATCACGCTAGGAGACCTTTACGCACAATACGCCGCTATACGTGTAGGCGTAGTAAAGGTCAAGGAAGTGGTGAGCAAATACGGTCTGAACACCGTACTGGAGTCATGGAGCAGAGCAATAGAGTACAGTAAGTTGCTCGCACTGAAAAGTATCGGAACGTGGCAACGTGGAGTGGCCGATGCCGAGGACTACTTGGAGCTCGAAGACAGAGACATAGCCATACACGTCAAGATCAGCATATCGGAGAATGGTGTACACTTGGACTACACGGGGACATCTCAGCAAGTAGATGTACCACTGAACGCTGTACTGGGCGTTACATACGCTGCCTCGAGTTACGCTATCAGAACCCTACTTCCCGGAGACATACCAGTAAACGAAGGCTTTTACAGCACCATTAAAATCCACGCACCTGAGGGTACAATCCTAAACCCGAAAAGGCCAGCACCTGTTGCCGGTGGTAATTTAGAAACCAGTCAGAGAGTCGTAGACGTGGTACTACTGGCTATATCAAAGCTCATGCCGGAGCGAGTTCCAGCTGCAGGTTCAGGGACCATGATGAACATAATGCTCGGTGGCTATAACCCCGCGAGAGGCTACTGGGCCTATTACGAAACCATTGGCGGCGGAACCGGTGGCAGGCCCGGTAAGCACGGCGTAAGCGGTGTACACGTAAACATGACCAATACCCTGAACACACCAATAGAGATGGCCGAGCGAGCGTACCCGATACTATATGTCACTTACAGAATTCGTGAAGAAAGTGGTGGAGAAGGCCTGTACCGTGGCGGTGACGGAGTAGTGAGAGCATTCAGGGTATTAGAACCAGCCACGCTCTCAGTACTCGCAGATAGGTTTAGGCGAGGACCTTACGGACTTGCTGGTGGAAAACCAGGTAGGCCTGGACGCGTTATCATCAAGAAAAGAGATGGCAAGGTGTTAGAGATGCCGAGCAAGTTTACAGTGCAACTCGAACCAGGAGACGAGGTAATCGTGGAGACGCCTGGTGGAGGCGGCTGGGGTAGTTCCCATTGACCGATTTTAAAACCGTGGTGATCATTCGAAGTATAAGAGGGCTGCCGAGGAGTACCAGTAGAGCTCGTTGAAATTAAAGTTTAAGATAAGGAGAGGCGCTTCTAAAACACAAAGTTGTTAATTAATGCAGGTGGCACGTCGTGGATCTGTGCATAAACCTCGAAGATCTCGTACAATTAACCGATGATGTACGGAACCTGGGCGTTCACTTAGCCTATACGGCTTCATGGCTCGAATGGCCTATGGTCCCAAAAGAGTACGCTTTCGAAGAGGAGGTTTTTAGGTTAATGGAGTACATCAAGTCCAAGTACACGCTTAACGGCTTAAAGAGCGACAAGGCCGTGAGGGCGTATCGTGACTTCTACTGGAAGATTGGAATAGACCCAACGAAAACCAGGCCTTCGAGCGAGGCTCTTGTGAGGAGAATTTTGCGTGGAGAATTCCCTAGGATAAACCCGGTTGTGGATGCGGGTAACATCGCATCAGCATATACAATGGTCCCGATAGGAATGTACGATCTGGACAGAATAACTCCACCCCTGGCACTTAAACTCAGCGCTGGCGGAGAGCCGTTTAAGCCGCTCGGCGGCCGCGAGGAGATCTTAGTACCGGGATACCCAGTACTAGTTGACGGTAAAGGATTAATAGTGCACGTATACCCTCACAGAGATTCCTCCGAAACCTGCGTAACCAGCACGACGAAAAAAGTACTCGTGGTAGCAGCTGGAGTACCTCGCGTGGAGAAGGAGCTACTAATTGAAGCTGTGAAAACTGTGGTTAGGCTGATGGAGAAGTTAGCGTGGAGATCCTGCGAGAAGGTAGAGTATAAGGCCTAAACACAACTGGCCGAGGAAGCACGTTGGCATGAAGTTTATTACTACCGCGGTATTAGTTAGAAATCTTGTGGTGTATATATTGGTTAATTTACACGCATGGACTAGGAGCATGAAACCTACTCTTAGAGTATATTTAGAAGACCCTTATGTCAGGGAGCTGTCTGCAACTGTGATTGATTACGTGCACGAGAAAGGTGATCGATACTACGTAGTCCTAGATAGGACCATATTCCATCCACGAAGCGGCGGTCAACCCAGCGATACAGGTGTAGCGATGGGGCATAACTTAGAATTCTCTGTCCTCAAGGTTCTCGAAATAGACAATGTCCTAGTACACTACGGTAAAGTCGTGAAAGGCGCGCTTGAACGCGAACTCCCTATAAAGCTACTGGTGAATTGGGACTTCAGGTATCTCGTCATGAAGCTACACACAGCCGGGCACATACTAGACGGAGCCGTCATGAGGGTTTATGGCAAGGTGCTAAATACTCTGGATGCCCATCACGGGCCACCGGAGGCATACGTAGTTTACGATGCTGGAGACGTGCCAGGTATTGACAAGCTAAAGCTCATTGAGGAATACGCAAACAAAATTACCCAGGAGTCTAGGCCGGTTAAGGCGTACTGGGTTAAACGCGAAGAGCTACCATTAAGAGCGTACAATGCGCCAAATCTCCAGAGGTTACCGGTGAGGGACGCCTATAGGATAGTTGAAATAGAAGGCATTAATGCCATACCGTGCACAGGTACACACGTTAAGGATACTAGTGAAGTGGGTAGAATAAAGGTACTCAAAGCAGAGCCTCACTCCCGGGGCTTCAAACTAGTATACAGCATCTAGTCGGGGAGCGGTGCGATTTACATTACTACCACTATTAGCAACGTGTTCACAAACGCTCTTTGCCATCACTTCCGGGTCATTAAAGCTCTTCAAATTTCCTTTAGTCCACCTATTGAGCCTAGAAGGCAGTACTTTCACAACATCTGTTGGAAGCCCTGTATCGGTAAGGATGTATACCTCCTTACCCTCATTGTGTGCTGTTATCACTTCCTCCAACGTACCCGAACCGCCCCCAAGCGCCACGAGGAAATCCGATGCATGCACGAGTATAGAGCTTCTAAGAGTTGCCGTTACCCCGGTCTTGATGATTATCGCTTCCTCGGGGAAATCATCGCGCTCCCGTTCCGCGGGAGGCAGTATTACCACTTTGAAGCCTCTTTCAAGCGCTTTATCAACGAATATCTTCATGAGGCCCTCGTAACCGCCAACCAGGAATATTATTCTACCGGAAACCCCTCCGCAATAATCCTGTAACTTTTCAACGAATACATTAACTTTTTCCACGGCATGTAGAGGCGGCGTACCTGAATACGCCGCGATACCTACGTATACGGCCATCAAGACACCGTCTGAGGCTTTAACGTAGAGCTTTCTGGCACTTTCCTTTACGAGGCTTGAACCAGCCATTAGCGCTTGAAGGGGTCACTGGTGGCTGTGCGCACTCCGGCAACTCGTAGCGTATAGATACCACCCGCTCGGTCTTTCTATCTTTGAAGGTACTTCATTCAGGGTTTTAATAAATAATAATTTGAGGACGCGTTTATGTAGCTTCCAAGGGTAGTTCGTGTTCTAACTCGGCAGCGGAAAAGTAGGCTTTTCTAAAAGCACTGCTAAGTGTAGCTAGTAGGCCATGGTGGTGAGCCTGTTGCGCAGGAAACCAAGTGCCAGAATCGACGGCCCTTTACGCGTAGAATACAATGACATGGAGACCGGGTAAATGATTACGTGGTTTACCCCTCTAAGGCTCTCGCTTCCCCGCATTTTCACTTGCGAGTACCAAGCCCATTGTCTTATTGTAGAGGTCTGCTGCGAGAATGTCTAGTAGCGCTAGTAGCGCTAATTCCTCTTCAATGCTTTTATTGTCTTTAGTTAGCAGTTTAGTGGTCAGTTCTATCACCTTGTTTACCAGCTCTCTATTTTTATCTGGGTACATCAGCGCTTCTAGATACCTGGAGGCTATGTCGTTGTATAGGCTGTCTAGCTTGTCGTAGAGATCTAGCATTTCATCCTCTGAGAGCGCATTGTACCTTGAGATCTTATTCACTAGTTCGCTAAGCTCGCTCACCCGGGTTTCACCCCACGTTTCAGATGTGCCTTTAAACAGTAATATATCGTATGACCACGCGCTGTGAGCAGTAAGTATTCATAAATATGCTATGTTCAAATATAGATAGCTTAAAAACCGAGTCGTAGTAAACTTGTTAAGGGGGTGTCCTTGGCCAAGTCGTGGGTTAGAGAAACGTATAAAAATAAGTTAAAAGAGCTTTACGAGCGCGGCGAGTTCTGGGAGATCAGGAGATTAATGGGGCCCGCTGGCCCCCGAGTAGTTGTTGAGGGTAAAGAAGTGGTAATGCTGGCATCAAACAACTACTTGAACCTAGCTAATGATCCCAGGCTTAAACGGGCCGCCCTCGAGGCCATGGAAAAGTACGGATGGGGTCCCGGCGCCGTTTGGGCCATTGCTGGCTATCATGAAATATTAGCAGAACTGGAGAAGAAGATAGCGGAGTTCAAGAGGACAGAGGCCGGCCTCTTCTTCCCCACAGGCTTCGCCGTCAATGCGGGTACGATACCAGCTATTGCTGACCAGGGGGACCTAATACTCTCAGATCAGCTAAACCACGGAAGCATAATCGATGGAGTGAGGTTGTCGAGAGCCGAGAGAATGATATACAACCACTGCGATGTAGCGGACCTCGAAGACAAGTTAAGAAAGGCTCAGGGCAAGTATAACAAAATACTCATAGCGACTGATGCCGTTTTCTCAATGGACGGAGACATCGCGCCACTAGACAAAATAGTGAAGCTTGCAGAAGAGTTTAATGCAATGCTATACGTAGACGACGCACACGGCGACGGGGTGCTGGGGGAGGGCCACGGCACGCCGGCACACTTTAACGTGGAAGATAAGGTGGACTTCCATATGGGCACATTCTCTAAGGCGCTAGGCTCGAGCGGGGGCATGATCGGCTCGGACCACGAAATAATAGAATATATTAGAAACAGGGCAAGAACGTGGCTACTAAGCACAGGGCCACCGGTACCGGTAATAGCTGCTAACATTAAAGCCATTGAAATAGTCATGAGTTCCGAAGGCAAAGAAAGGGTCAGGAGGTTGCACAGCAACGCAGATTACTTTAGAAAAGAGCTTCAATCCATAGGTTTCAATACTGGTAACAGTCAAACACCAATAGTACCCGCCATAATCGGGGACACTAAGAAAACCCGTGAACTAGCTAAAGCACTATTTGAAGAGGGGGTGTTCGTCGTACCAATAGTTTACCCAATGGTCCCTAGAGGCACCGAGAGGATAAGGAACCAGGTTAACGCGGACCACACGAAAGACGACTTAAACAAAGCCTTAGCAGTGTATGAGAAGTGGGGTAGGAAACTAGAAATAATTTAGGTGTTTCTCTATTGACGAGAATACTCGTTATTGGTTCAACCGGCCAGATCGGTGCAGAGCTCGTACCAGCGTTGAGGGAAATTTACGGGAGGAACAATGTCATAGCGGGATATCACTCGAAGCCTCCTACCGGGAGGCTAGCAGAGGGTCCTGTAGAGCGCGTGGACGTCACTAGTAGGGAATCCGTTGAAAGCGCCATTAAAAAATACGATGTAACCGAAATCTACAACCTCGCTGCATTACTCTCTGCTGCAGGCGAGAAAAACCCGCAACTGGCGTGGAAGGTGAACATGATTGGGCATTACAACGTGCTGGAACTAGCTAGAGAGTACGGGTTAAGGGTGTTCTGGCCTAGCACGATAGCCGTTTTCGGTCCCACAACACCCAAGTACAATACACCGCAGCATACAATAATAGAGCCCATTACGATGTACGGTATAACTAAGTATGCTGGCGAGCTTCTAGCTAGATACTACGTGAACAAGTACGGTATCGACGTCCGCGGGGTGAGGTGGCCCGGCATAATAAGTAGTGAGGCGCTACCAGGAGGAGGCACTACGGACTACGCCGTGGAGATATTTTATTACGCCGTAGAGGGTAAACCGTACACTTGCTACTTGAGGGAAGATACGATGCTGCCAATGATGTATATGCCTGATGCTGTAAAGTCCGCCATCCAATTAATGCAGGCGGACAGATCGAAGTTAAAACTATTTGTAGGTTACAACGTAACGGCATTCAGCTTCACACCAAAGCAGTTAGAAGAGGAAATTAAGAAATACGTACCGGACTTCAGAGTGGAGTACAAACCAGACTTTAGGCAACAAATAGCTGACTCGTGGCCCAGGACGATAGATGATAGCTCTGCCAGGGAGGAGTGGGGCTGGAAGCCGGACTGGACCTTCGAAGTGATGGTCAAAGATATGCTAGTAAAAATAGGCAGGAAGCTTGGTAAGCCCATAGAGGTAGTGGAGTAAAGGGTTCAGCGATCCGTTTTCGGCCCTATGGTAGTGCGGGGAACAATGTAGAGGAATTAGTAATATTTTTTATTTTCCCTTTGTTTACCGGATGACCACCTTGTGCAACTGTTTCGGTTTTCGTATTTGTTCGTATTGGTTGATATTGATAGAAATGTTTATAAACACCTTTATACAGCAATATGCGGAGGTACCTCGATGGGGGATCGAGAGCTCTCAACAAGGGCTCTCCTCGAGACACAGCAAGATGTGGGGTGCTCGGGGTCGCCCTGAACACCCCAAAGGGTAATGCAAACCCAAGACCAATGCAGGGGAACAGAGATGAAGCGATGACACCAACCAACATAAACCTATATAAGAGCTGAACCCCTAACCAGCTAGTAAGACCTTCTCCCTCTCCAACGTTCTTAGTGAAATGGTCATTACCGCTAACGAGAGCATCACTAGGAAGGAAACACTCGCCGCCACCATATTGTAGTCCCCGTACACGTAGCTTTGAATAATGAGAATGCTGTGAGCGTATGGGACTGCCAAGAGGGCTGTGAATATTTCACGTGATAGCTTGTAGAAATCCACCATCCAGCCCGAGACGAAGAATGCAAGCCCTACAATCGAGAGAAGTCCTGCAATGTTACTTGCGGTTTTAATACCACGTGTTCTTGTTATGAAAGGTATTGAAATCGACACCGTTACTAGTATCGTCAAGAACGCTGTGAACGCGTGTAGTAGTACAAGTCTAGCATCGTACACGGCCATGAACCAGCCCCCCAGAGCGGTAACGAGCACTCCAAAATACGCCAGCAAGCCGAGAATATCGGCTAGGGAAGCTATCAAACCTATTACCGACGCAGCAACGATCTTGGCTACTAGCATGTCCCATAACCCCGCGGGAGATGCCAATAGCATTTCCATGGTTTTCCTCTCGCGTTCGCCTACGATACCATCAATTATGAAAGACGATGCCGGCGTAACTATGAAGGAAAATGAGAGGATCAGTAACCTAGCGATGAAAGGTCTTACGATGTCCTCGGGCTTAGCAGGCTCGCCCTTGGGAGTGACGTATACTGGAACTTTGATTTGAACGGGGTTTCTAATGGCCTCCACGCTATATTCCTCCACACCGGCCTTCTCGGCTAATTCGCGTATCTTCATCTCAGATAAACTCAGAGATATGCTCGTAATAGTGTTTCTAACATCCTGCTCGACTCGGTTAACCCTTTCTTCCGAAACTCCAGCGCGCCTGATTATCTCTACGTATGCTACTTTATCAAAGCTCGTTGCGTTTTCGTGAAAGCCCCCAGGAATAATCAGGATCAAGTCTATTGTGGCGTTTCTCAGCGCCGATTCCAAGTCATCCACCTCGACCACGGAATGGCCTGCCGAGGTGAGTGCGCTGACTACGTTCTCAATAAACCAGCTAGTAACAGTACTTGGGCCGGCGTCCTCGTTCACTATAGCGATTACTACTGGCTGGTAGTAAAGGAGCAAGGCGGTGAGAAACCCTATAGCCGGTAATGAGACCAAGGGAAACAATATAGTGGTCGCCACTAGTTTCTTATCCCTTGAGATCTCTTTCAACTCCTTCCATAGCAGGATTCTAAGCTTCTTGGCGAGCTTCAACCTCAATCACCTACAACAACTTCGAAGACTTCTTCGAGGTTTTTAGCACCGTATTTCCCTAGAAGCTCATCCACGGCACCCTCGGCAATTATTTTACCTCCATATATAAGCCCTACCTTATCGCAGAGGTACTCTATTTCAAGCATGTTGTGGCTACTAACTATGACCGTTGCCCCCGTTTCAACGACGTATTTCCTAATGGCTCTCCTAACGGAGAGGCTTGCATGCACGTCCAGCCCCGCCGTGGGCTCGTCGAGCAACGCGACTTTAGGTCTCCTCATGAGCACTAACGCTACTAGAAGTCTACGTTTCATGCCCTTACTGTAGGTCTTTGTGAGATCGTACAGCCTACTACCTAGGGCGGCTAGTTCCACCCCGTACTTGATACTATCGCTTGAAGCCCCATAGAGGTTTGCGTAGAGAACTAGGTGCTCGTACCCGGTTAATAAGTCGTACGTATTTGCGTCCTCAGGTAAGTATCCGATATATCGACGCGCCTCTTCGTAGTTCCTGTAAGGGTCTAGTTCACAGACCTTCACGGATCCTTTAGCTGGCTTTGCGAGCCCCGCCAGTATCCTCAAAAGCGTGGTTTTGCCCGCACCGTTAGGTCCTACGAGCCCGTAGACCTGGCCTTCCTTCACTGTTAATGAAGCCCCTCGAAGTGCCTGAACCTTACCGTAGTTTTTGTAAACCTCTTTTGCTTCGACTACAACACTCACAGTAATACCCCACTAGAACTAGTAGTGGAAAAGAGTTATATCCTGTAATACTACAATATAGTATGCGGGTGTTTTATTGCAGCAATTAAACGTAGCTGACAGGGTACGGCTATTCCTGGAAAGATTCGGTGAAAGAGGCTTAGTGGTACTTAAGGCTGCGTACGAGGTGGCGCAGGACCCCAATATAGACCATAGATTCGGGGATTTTAGCTTTAAGCACCTAGTGCTAAAGTTGAGCTCGGCGGGCTTCGTATACAACCCCGCAAATGTACTCAGAATCCTTGAAAAGGAGTACGGTGTAGTAGAGAAATCATATTCTTCATCCAGCCAAACCTGGTGGAAATTTGTAGATATGGAGGCTACCAGGAGCGTTCTCAACGAGTACCTCGGCATGTCGGTGGAAGACCCTAAGTTGAAAGCATTATTGGTAAAGTACAGGTGCATGGAACCGCGCAATACACTCGAAATGTTACGACGCCTAGCACTCAAAGAGAGCCTCACAAACGGTGATAGAGAACTATTTAAGAACTTCGTTTTCAATAAACTTGACAAAATTGTAGAGCTCATAGTAGAAATGGAAAAGTACGAGGAGGCCTTCGCCGGCGAGCTCGCAATCCTCAGGGAGATCTTGAATTTCGCCGACATGGTATCAAGCAAACTTGAAAAACCCCGTTATACTGTAAGTACTCGTGGTGCCGGTGCACTAGCTAATGTTAATACACGAGCTAGTTTCATCAAAAATACTACCAGCTATGAGGGGAATACTAGCACATAAACTAAGCTCAGCCGGGATAAGTCAGAGAAAAATAGCTAACTACCTCGAAGTTACGCAGCCCATGATCAGCAAAATCCTGCGAAAACCACTAGAGGAATATTACGCGGGGCTCGCGAAGCTGGGGCTTTCTCGTGACTTTATCGAGCACTACGTGAATATTCTCGTGGAGATCGCCATTAGCGAGGACTATGAGAGGTTCATCTCAACGACCTTCACCGTAGTAAATCAGCTTGCACTCAGAGCTATATGCGGTACCCGGAAAGACCTCATACAGCTCTGCATAACGGGGGTTTTCAGGGACCCCGAAATAGAGTACTACAAGGGGCTACTTTTTACAGTGCTAACAATTCGGGGCCTCGAGAAACTAATTCCCGAAGTTGGGTCTAATTTAGCGTATGCACCGAGGACGCCGAAAAGTGTGAGTGACATAATAGGCCTGACAGGGAGGATAATCAAAATAGCCGGAGGCGTGACTTTCTACGGTGAGCCGGCTTATGGTGGTAGTAGGCACGTCGCCCGTGTACTGTTAATGGCCACGAAGAGTAATCCTAAGTTGAAGTTCTGCTTTAACGTTAAGTGCGCCAAACGGGTTAAAAACACACTTGCAGAGATGGGCATGCACGTCGTAGATACAGGGCCGCATCTTCGAGAAGACGATTTCTGGGTCAGCATCGAAAAAGCCCTTCTCGAGAAGCCACAAGTAGTATGCGATTTCGGGGGCCTAGGGCTTGAACCGGTAGCATACATTTTTGCAGAAAGCTTTCATCAGTTAGAGTCATACTTGAAGAACATTGTAGGTGGTATTCATGAGCCGTGATGACGGTATCTGCATCATCGGCGGAGGCGCTGTGGGCGGGGTGCTCGCATACTTCCTATACCGTAGTGGCATTAAACACATACCAGTATACTACGCCTCCGAAGAGAGCTACAAAGAAGTAAAAAATCAGGGAGGTGTGTATGTGTATGATAAAAAGCTCAACGAAGAATTTTTGGTACCGGTCGTGCCAAGGCACCATGAAACC harbors:
- a CDS encoding thiamine-phosphate synthase family protein is translated as MLIHELVSSKILPAMRGILAHKLSSAGISQRKIANYLEVTQPMISKILRKPLEEYYAGLAKLGLSRDFIEHYVNILVEIAISEDYERFISTTFTVVNQLALRAICGTRKDLIQLCITGVFRDPEIEYYKGLLFTVLTIRGLEKLIPEVGSNLAYAPRTPKSVSDIIGLTGRIIKIAGGVTFYGEPAYGGSRHVARVLLMATKSNPKLKFCFNVKCAKRVKNTLAEMGMHVVDTGPHLREDDFWVSIEKALLEKPQVVCDFGGLGLEPVAYIFAESFHQLESYLKNIVGGIHEP
- a CDS encoding ABC transporter ATP-binding protein, with the translated sequence MSVVVEAKEVYKNYGKVQALRGASLTVKEGQVYGLVGPNGAGKTTLLRILAGLAKPAKGSVKVCELDPYRNYEEARRYIGYLPEDANTYDLLTGYEHLVLYANLYGASSDSIKYGVELAALGSRLYDLTKTYSKGMKRRLLVALVLMRRPKVALLDEPTAGLDVHASLSVRRAIRKYVVETGATVIVSSHNMLEIEYLCDKVGLIYGGKIIAEGAVDELLGKYGAKNLEEVFEVVVGD